One Triticum dicoccoides isolate Atlit2015 ecotype Zavitan chromosome 3B, WEW_v2.0, whole genome shotgun sequence genomic window, GACGAGCGCATGGAGGAGCCCCCCAGCAACAAGCGCCGCAACTACGACCACTACCATGAGGAGGGTGGCCCAACTCACTTATGCAATGTCATCCTTGCAGCGAATCTAGAGTGCATCCCCTGCCCAtggacttcaccaagcacttcaTTGCGGTGCCGACGGAGTTCAAGCTGAGGAACAACACTGACTGCTCTTGGAGGGTGACGGTGAAGATAATGAACGGCAAGGTGACCCTGGtcagggttgggccacctacgccgccgttcatcagatcaagatcggctacatggtgacgttcaagctcgtgactcccgacaccctcaaggtcatcatcttcgacgacgAAGGCACTGAGGTGGTCAACAAGTGCGGGAAGCACGACGAAGCCTTCGCCGCCAGGGACTAGGGCCGGGGCACCTCCTTCCTAAGTACTATCGAGTCTGCTTTATGGTTTATGCGTTGAACTGTTTGAACTATCGTTATGATGTGTGGTACTATCGTTATGTTATCTGAACCATGCTGGTAAGTAGTTGATGCTCTGTTTATGCTCTGCTCTGCTTATGATGTGTGGTACATGGTTGTGCCGAAGGGTGCTGGTAACCTCACCACTAGCCAAAGAGGTTACCACACACCAGACAttgcatacaaccaaacaccatgcctTGAATTTGTCCCataacatgcaggcaaccaaacactagGTAGTGTGATTCAGCCCATGCAGGCAAGagggcatgcaggcaaccaaacaacttgcagagGTGCATTTGAGGCTGCATTTGCATAGCCAGGCTGAGTTGCGAAGGCTATGCAATGCAGCTACTATAGACTACAGCAACCAAACACGCTCTATGTTGTgcataagagcatgtacaatgggggCAGCACCTAGCTGCTGCCCCAACATCCACGTCGGAGTACAGTATATGAAGCATCAGCTTcatctactatatctaaataggagCTCCCCACCACCTGATTTCTCTGAGCTCTCACGCATCCACGTCACCATAATAAATTTCAGCCGTTTGATTGACCACGGGTGACTCAGATCTGCGGCGCAAGCATTGAGCCCCGCGTGCTCCAGGACCCGCACGTTGAAGACTCTTCCATCGTCTCCTCGCCTCCCCAAAACGCGCACCTACCCTTCCCTCTTCAGATTCCCCAATTTATGCGTTCTCCTCTTCTCCTTCCATCCCTCCCTGCCAACGTTTCAATCTCCCGATCTCCCCATCACCACAAACACACATGGAACGGATGGCGGCATGCATCCATCTTCATCACCCATCCAGGGATTTTATTGCCCATCTCCTTCTAGTGATGGGAAGAAGGGCGGCTGCATCTTCTTCTTCCCTAGCGCCGGCTACCTCAGCAAACACCACGGATGGCATCTCCACCACTTCCCCGACGGTGAGGCACCTGCCGTGGAGGTGGACTTGCAGGCGCTCCTCCACGCCAACGACGGTGATCTATCCCGCTCCCACCTCAACCACGCGGGGTGTCATCGGCATCCGGTCGTAAGGCGAAGACGACCCGTCGCCGTTCGTAAGAAAAAGGCCATGGTACCTGCTCCTACTTTCTCTCCTTCCTCCCTCCTACTTATGATTGTTCAATAAGAAATTACTTAATTGACTACAAGCTAGGTTATACATTATCTGTAAATAACCCTGTTTCGTTCTGTAGTTGAGAACCACATGGTGACCGCTCGAGGCATTCAACTCTCAGCAGCACCCTTATACCACTCCAACTGGTATCGTTTCAACGGGTTCCTGTTCTTCTAAATCAAAGATAATAAGGCCAACCAGACATAAGAAAGTTTCTACAAGGAGATGGTGTGTAGTTATTTTGTTCCAGTTAATCTATCTTATGCCGGAATATGTATGTGTGAATGGGAAAGTATACCTGAACATGAGGTCTTCTTTGAGATTAGGAAGCATTGTGGAGGAATGGCCTAACTAACAAGATTCGGTGCTACTTTATGTTTTACAGTGTGCGATATGGATGGCTAGGTGGTCGTAAGGATGGTCTTGGTAAACAATTGTCTGATGATCTTGAGTTAAGTCAATCTCTGAAtcctatttgcttgaaatatctgaATTTGCATGTTATTGTCTCTGAACAATTAATCTGTCGCCCGCCTTAtcagcactagtgcagaaccgggcaatagcaccggttcgtaaggccctttagtgccggttccataaccggcactaaagtgtgggcactaaagccccccccccctttagtaccggttcagcacgaaccggtgctaaagggaaaccatgtggcacgagccagctccggaggcctggagccctttagtatcggttggtaagaccaaccggtacaataaggtttggggggtttttagttttatgatttctttttcatttaattttgtgtttccattttaattctttttcgtttgctggtatNNNNNNNNNNNNNNNNNNNNNNNNNNNNNNNNNNNNNNNNNNNNNNNNNNNNNNNNNNNNNNNNNNNNNNNNNNNNNNNNNNNNNNNNNNNNNNNNNNNNNNNNNNNNNNNNNNNNNNNNNNNNNNNNNNNNNNNNNNNNNNNNNNNNNNNNNNNNNNNNNNNNNNNNNNNNNNNNNNNNNNNNNNNatatatatagaatttctagtagaaccaatcatgcatatatatatcatcaatgtctcacaaaccaccatattaattaattcacacatacacacatgtatagctatatacaatttctcctacatatgcatgttgccttcggagccagtggcattaatctaattggtgccttcggagcacgatgacaattggaagtggttttcatgggggcggtagcgggtaatagtattctcccttcggatttatgacctggtcgagcaaaaatcccgctatttcctcctgaagtgcttctacgcactccgtttctaggagcttctcccgcacctctttgaactgttaagaaggagatcaatatgcatgtgtattagttgtgtcactagatatcgataatggtgtaaaaattgtgaatagtgttctaacaagcgtacccattcctgtctttgagatctgctcctttcggacgccatcatgcgaatgttctcgcaaacgcagaatacatacagatcagtcccctgcgcctgcttcaggacctttacgagaatggaatttgatcagataataattaatcaagcatgataattaaagagatggtagctagctagctagctagtactacttaattacttaccttgggttgaaaccatttaagctttttttccattcgccttccgtgacgctgatgaaccttgcccaagccctgcccgccgacaaagaaaatgaataaaggggttattaaatagttcatatcatgcaatgacgaactaaataggccgagatatatagttaataatgattaaaattacctgttggctatcccaaacaagatgttatagtcagtatttgctttgagtagtgagtccagtatttcaactgttccggcatcaactttaatgatacacaagatccagtgaaatatgcatgcacacacgtttgcatgtcttaattaagcgggcatatgtaagcaaaaacatgtagctagctagtaggcaaaaatagagaatttgtagtacaagacagtgtgactcactggaagttgtaaggaagtagtatatcttcgttgtatttgaggtgcttcaagaactctaacatgttgtcctctacggccttttcatgatgtggatttattagccatgtgtattcattaatggtattggggtcaatgaacccaatgccaaagcatccaccttttctcatttcatacatctttatCCTGCATAatgccacagaaaagaatatagtgaggataattacaggtaataatTGATCAAAagaatcactacagctagcttgagacttaaattacaaaaagaaatcacttacagacaatagcaactgacgatagatttgtcgagtgcgtcttgattgtataactgaaaccgttcggaatactcaatggacagagctttctcatggaagtaatgctcctccttgacattcaccatgagggacaatcgatcggaaatcttgttaatgttcatgtaccattgatgcaattcatacattctcattgggaggttcttgaccttgtctagctcgaccaaaggttggccccggacatatttccgttttatttcattctctgtaagcacaggcatgggctcgatctcgaggagttgtccaacagtgatgttgagaacttcagcctgcattatatggtccttggttattaccacattgcccacctcaggaacgtaaactgtttgcccacaataacattgggcgcgcgtactatcacgtgttgttggcacaacaagcgaggggatcgattgcgctgcctgttctcccagctggggaatggttttcccgcattttttgacagctgcttgttgtttgctcgatcccgagctcgcctccttacgtagacgttctcgatttaacttcctgatgtggtgctcatagtctgtgtcaacaggcttgggagctggtggttgagccatacgaatgaagtggtcaatcgtttcctcaggcactttctcccttggcggcggtggcggtttcggtgcaaaatgggcttccacctaggccttcgatatggctgcgttttcctcctcggacttgtcataaggcctctgcgaaagaggcgcgaggcttggaccatatttatatcgcttgccttcgcctgtacttcctgtacttcctgctcctgctgccgctggaattttactgccaattccgcttgacttgcttctaggccttgaaggcgttcatagtcccgcttcctctgctcctcctccatctttatcttcttctcctccgcaatcttctttctcgcacgggttctgtagtcggtgttccagtctgaaaacccctcataccacggaatagcgcccttgcctcgtgttcttcctgggtgttcaggatttcccagggcacacgtaagctcgtcgttctctctgttgggctggaacacccccgatcgtgcctcttctattgcaacaagtatcacatcatcggctcccttcagacttgcccttgtcgaaacattgcctgtcttcgggtccaactcccgcccatgcgcatagaaccaagtcctgcacctggggggccagctcttagtaaccggagtgacacctgcatcctccatctctttcttagacttatcccacttaggcattgccaccgcatagccacctggcccagcTTAtgaaacttatcctttttttcggcattcttcttgtttattctcgaccgttccttagctaattccgaatccttgaatttcacgaaatcgtcccaatgagcacgttggttctctagtgttccctcgaatactggagtcttccttcctcccttgacgtacttatcCCATTCAcggttcttgtggttcttgaatgcaaccgccatcttcctaagagcagcgtccttgactttctgcacatctgcttctgtgaaatgatctggtagggtgaaatgttccatgagagtatcccaaagcagatctttttgtcttttgtcgacaaaagtaacatctggacgtggagcagcatcctttttgtctttttgtcttttgtctttttgtcttttgtcttttgctggctctctccattcttgaaggaagattgggagttggtccttcacaacaactccgcactgacgaacgaacttgtccgcaatcttgttaggcgctaatggttcaccattaggtctgattgcctcgatattgtactttacgccctccttcaactttttgttcgggcctcgtttcgtccttttgcctgaagatttgctcgatccggatggctgaaagaacaaagatcgattcgttaatatatcttcaagtcatttaaaacatgtgatgatcaccagatgcctgcttatataaatatatatacctcgccggtctttgttgtttcaagatcaacattttcttcgtcatcatcataatcatagttcatgacttcatcaattcggtcgtcgcgatcgaatatcatatcaccctctccggtgttgtttagaaattcggagccgtcataatcttcttcattctgatcatcatatggcccgtgaggatggcgtatcatatcgaacatggcctgttctccctctctgccgatattgtccgccatagcttttatttaactaatccaaaagaaatataaaacaatttagtattcaaattacatcgtctcgaataattgatataatctcgaatacatcgtctcgaataatagatataatctcgaaaacatcgtctcgaataatagatataatctcaaatacatcgtctcgaataatagatataatctcgaatacatcgtctcgaataatagatataatatcgaatacatcactggctatgtagctaataaagatcgaatactacagaagaatctaggacactcgcggttcctgcggtgcgggcggtggacacccaaagagaaggaaccctcacaggatcatagctgaagtgagatccctgaagaaactgccaggtattggattacatgccgccctctaacgcaaccatgtagcgatggacgtgctcgtcctcctccctgacacggcgacgtaccacctccggctgggccggctccctccgcgccaaaactggcccacgcgaacgccaccaaacgagatcagggtcgacgacgggacccggggccgggttcctcatcaagcggcacgcccctccaggcagcacctcccaatgccagcccggcggagcccagtcccggacatgggtcagccggacgtcgtcgcggacgtgtcgacgacgaggatgcgggtcgggcatcgtcgagaacaaatactagctatatgcccgcaaaaagtaatatttttttaatgattggattttgataactaaaatttctaacatttctatataactaacatttctataacatttctaacaatgctatatataactaacatttctataacatttctaatatttctataactaaaaaacagaaaaaattataacatttctatatatataactaacatttttataactatttctataactaaaaaacagaaaaatttctagcaattctaacttttttataactatttctataactaaaaacagaaaaatttctaacaattctaacatttctaactattctaacaattctaacatttctaactattcaaacaattctaacatttctaactatttatgaaaaacagaaaaatttctaacaatttctaaaaaacagaaaaatttctaactatttgtataactaaaaaacaaaaaatgtatgtgtgtgtgtgtgtgtgcgctcacTGGCGAGGCGAgggacgacggggggcggcgacgggggccgggcgcgcggcgacggggacggcgacgggcgcggcgacgacggggatgacgacgatggggacagggacggggcggcgacgacggggacggggatggNNNNNNNNNNNNNNNNNNNNNNNNNNNNNNNNNNNNNNNNNNNNNNNNNNNNNNNNNNNNNNNNNNNNNNNNNNNNNNNNNNNNNNNNNNNNNNNNNNNNNNNNNNNNNNNNNNNNNNNNNNNNNNNNNNNNNNNNNNNNNNNNNNNNNNNNNNNNNNNNNNNNNNNNNNNNNNNNNNNNNNNNNNNNNNNNNNNNNNNNNNNNNNNNNNNNNNNNNNNNNNNNNNNNNNNNNNNNNNNNNNNNNNNNNNNNNNNNNNNNNNNNNNNNNNNNNNNNNNNNNNNNNNNNNNNNNNNNNNNNNNNNNNNNNNNNNNNNNNNNNNNNNNNNNNNNNNNNNNNNNNNNNNNNNNNNNNNNNNNNNNNNNNNNNNNNNNNNNNNNNNNNNNNNNNNNNNNNNNNNNNNNNNNNNNNNNNNNNNNNNNNNNNNNNNNNNNNNNNNNNNNNNNNNNNNNNNNNNNNNNNNNNNNNNNNNNNNNNNNNNNNNNNNNNNNNNNNNNNNNNNNNNNNNNNNNNNNNNNNNNNNNNNNNNNNNNNNNNNNNNNNNNNNNNNNggcgacgacgacggggacgtacagggcggcgccgacgacgggacggggacgacgcgggacgggccgggacggggcggcggtgacgacggggacggggacgacggggcggcgacgacggggacggggcggcaacgggggcggcgacgagggatggagacgtacgggggcggccggcgacgttgcagaggagaagaagccagatgagaaactgaaattttcgtaagtgttgtttatataggaggggcttttagtaccggtttgtggtaccaaccggtactaaaggccaattttggccagcccaagcggcgggaagcgaccctctttagtaccgggtggtggcacaaaccggtactaaagggcccttagtaccggtttgtgccaccacccggtactaaagggggtgcgctggcgcaggtgcggtgcggcaagtttagtcccacctcgctagccgaggggcgaccgcactggtttataaacccccgtgcggtcgctctctcgagctcctctccaaagcaggcctactgggcctacgtgttctttgctgccctgtgggcccacttggcctttgcgggcctgcatcctggcccaacaacaggctgggtttctagtcgtatgcaggccgctctggcctagtaggcgggcttttttaattttttttgctttatttatttttgtgtatttagagtttctttgtgaatatttttgctttaggtacaaaaaattacaaactttctgttagtgcacgtagttttcaaatttgaatagtttaaattttgaattatttgaaattagtgtgaatcattagtttgtgaataacttaactttaaaaatcagtaaaggcatgaaagaatttgtttgcacataaaatttcttcgcgtttcaaatgccaaaatacataactaccctaactattatagagattcctctctgggtgtgaaacacagaagaaagtgatgatagtgaagccgatcacatcccagatctttgggtgtgaaactttttcttcgcgtgtgtccctttgagccgtaaccatggaaaatcttcatcatttaacgggatgctcgggtcaatattcactgtgaatggagcaatttcatcaaacttttcataatcttctgacttgtctgtcttgtcatccactcccacgatgtttctcttcccagaaagaactatgtgccgctttggctcatcgtacgatgcattcgcttccttatcttttctttttcttggcttggtagacatgtccttcacatagaaaacctgtgccacatcattggctaggacgaatggttcatctgcatacgcaagattgttgagatccactgttgtcattccgtactgcgggtcttccgttaccccgcctcgtgtcatattgacccatttgcaccgaaacaaagggacctttaaaccacgtcgatagtcaagttcccatatgtcctgtatataaccataatatgtttcctttcccgtcttggtttctgcatcaaagcggacaccactgttttggttggtgctcttcttatcttgggcgatcgtgtaaaatatattaccatttatctcgtaccctttgaaagtcattatattcgaagatggtaactgggacaacaagtacatgtcatcttcaatagaggtgtcatgcatggtacgtgtctgcaaccagctagtGAAACTCCTGGTttcttcacgtgtaatccagtcatcagaccgctccgggtgtttggagcgtagcaaattcttgtgttcatccatatacggaggcaccaaggcggaattctgtagaactatgtagtgtgcttcagtgagagaatgtccgtccatacatattatttgttcccttcctagcgtgccttttccatccagtctgcccttatgccgcgattcaggaacaccaatcggcttaaggtcagaaataaagtcaatacaaaactcaatgacctcctcattttgatggcccttggagatgcttccttctggcctagcacggttatgaacatatttctttaagactcccatgaacctctcaaaggggaacatattgtgtagaaatacaggacccaaaatgttaatctcttcgcataggtgaactaggacgtgcgtcatgatgttgaagaaggatggtgggagcaccaactcaaaactgacaagacattgcaccaaatcattctgtaaccttggtatgatttctggatcgattaccttctgagagattgcattgagaaatgcacatagcttcacaatggctaatcgaacgttttccgatagaagccccctcaatgcaaccggaagcagttgtgtcataatcacgtggcagtcatgagactttaggttctggaactttttctctggcatgtttattattccctttatattcgacgagaagccagacggtaccttaatactgagcaggcattcaaagaagatttccttctcttctttggtatgagcgtagcttgcatgaccctaatgtatcccgtcttctccgtgcatacgttgctggtcctcccgtgcctcaggtgtatcttttgtcttcccatacacgcccaagaagccaagcagggtcacgcaaagattcttcgtcacgtgcatcacgtcgattgcggagaggacctctaggtctttccaatatggcaggtcccaaaatatagatttcttcttccacatgggtgcgcgtccgtcagcgtccttcggaacaggttgtccgccaggaccctttccaaatatcaccttcaaatccttgaccatatcatgtacatcagcaccagtatggtggcgaggcttcgtccggtgatccgcctcacctttgaaatgcttgcctttctttcttacgggatgcctgctcggaagaaatcgacgatgtcccaggtacacattcttcttacaactattcaaatatatactgtcggtatcatccaaacagtgcgtgcatccgcagtatcccttgtttgtctgtcctgaaaggttactgagagcaggccaatcattgatggtcacgaacagcaacgcctttaggtcaaattcttcccccatgtgctcatcccacacacgtacacctgttccattccatagttgtaagagttcttcaactaatggccttaggtacacatcaatgtcgttgcctggttgcttagggccttggatgagcactggcatcataatgaacttccgctttatgcacaaccaaggaggaaggttatacaaacatagagtcacaggccaggtgctatggttgttgctctgctccccaaaaggattaatgccatctgcgcttagaccaaaccatacgctccttgcgtcatctgcaaactccttcccgtactttctttcaatttttctccactgcgacccgtcagcgggtactctcaactttccgtctttcttacggtcttctctatgccatcgcatcgccttggcatgctctttgttttggaacaaacatttcaatcgtggtattataggagaataccacatcaccttggcaggaatcttcttgctagggcgctcgccctcgacatcaccagggtcatcgcggctgatcttatagcgcaatgcaccacataccgggcaagcgttcaaatcctcgtactcaccgcggtagaggatgcaatcattagggcatgcatgtatcttctgcacctctaaccctagagggcagacaaccttctttgcttcgtacgtactctcgggcaattcgttgtcctttggaagcatatcctttatcattaccagcaactttccaaatcccttgttagatacaccattctctgccttccgttGCAGCAAgtctagtgtggtgcccagctttttcttgtcacctatgcaattcgggtacaacaattttttgtgatcatctaacatgcgctgcaacttcttcttctccaaatcatttgtgcagtttctctttgcatcggcaatggcccgacctagatcatcaacgggctcatctgatgcctcttcttcagcttcttcccgcattgccggctcaacttcttcccgcattaccggctcagcttctccccccattgttgtatcattgtattcagggaacccatggccaggatagctgtcgtcgtcctcttcttcttcattgtcttccatcataacacctctttctccgtgcttggtccaaacattatagtggggcatgaaaccggactcaaacaggtggacgtgaatggttcttgacgtagagtaattgcgaccattcttacagccagcacatggacaaggcataaaaccatccgc contains:
- the LOC119281960 gene encoding uncharacterized protein LOC119281960; the encoded protein is MHPSSSPIQGFYCPSPSSDGKKGGCIFFFPSAGYLSKHHGWHLHHFPDGEAPAVEVDLQALLHANDGDLSRSHLNHAGCHRHPVVRRRRPVAVRKKKAMLRTTW